The genomic segment GGGCATACCGGCGTATTGAGAAGTGGGGGTGATGAAGGTGGAATTTTGAGGCATAATTTGGTGGACCGGCTGTTGGGTTGGTGGGTTAGTTTGAGCCATTGGTGACGCTGGAGGAGGTGCTTGGACTAAAGGAATAGTTCCTGACACAGCCATATTAGGGTTAGTTAGTTGCTGACTGGCTAAAGCTGCGTTCAGCTGCTGCGCCGATAGCTGCGTATTTAAATTGATTCCGGCAGGCATGTAGTGCGAATTAGGTGGTAAATTCATTTGCATTAAAGGCATGTTATATTGGACGCCATTAGGCATCGTTAATTGATTAGGTTGCATGACTGTGACATTCTGTCCTGGTTGCAACACCTGCTGACCAATCAGGCCTGGTGGTAGGCCACCTTGGACGATGTTATGCTGGTTGGCGGGGATCATATAGACTTGGCTGTTCTGTTGACCAATCATAGGCATCTGGCTGATGTTGAGGGGGTTCTGCAGAACCGTCATGCCCTGGGGCACGGTGATCATCTGAACGTTCTGGTTCTGAAGCTTGTTGGGGTCCTGTTTGTCTTTGCTCTGTATTTGGATGGCGTTGCGCTCCATTTGCCGGATGTACATGCCGGTGGTGTTCTCTTGCGTTACTCCGGCCCCTGACACGCTGAGGAAAGAAAAGAGATGCTCATTAATACAATTCACGATTGTTTGCGAATAATAAACGATTCAGTATTCATTTGAATTATTctctttaaaaatattcaataatgGATAACTCTAATTAAGATCTTCTGGatgatttattttctttttatataCCGGCCTACTTTATAATGCCAATCAAACAACATACAAGTTGGCCCTGGGTTCGAATCTCGGGAATTAGTAGCGTGTTTTCTGAatgaatatttgttcctaaTTTATGGATGTTTCATATGTATAATCGAATAATATATCGACGCCGCATCGTCATATAGTTATGCTTAGTATGGGCCTGTCTGTTTATTAAAAacgtaaatacctacctatggcgttagagttagaccaagaaacgtctgcagcgattttgatagcccacgcagtgtaaatgttattttaaacgtcaaacttctatgaaattatgacgtataaataacacttgcactgctttGGCTATtaaaatcgatgcagacttttcttggtcgaactctatacataaacgcgttactggcctgaactagctatgaatcgtttgtctttatctgtcattttgacatatgtatttgtaagaaagggataaataattatttaactaaATAGGCCCTTAAAGTTATATGAATAAGGGGGCTAGTGTTTTGTTTCTGTGGATGTAACTTTACTTACTTGGTCTGCTGTCCAGACGACACGTGTATGATAGTGCCATGTGCCGGGTTGATTTTCATCCCCATACTGACCACCGTGTTGTCTCTAGCTGCAATAACAATCTATTACAACAACCTCCAATACCATCTACACGCAACGCTTTACTACGCAATGCCGCTAGCACAATTAGGCTGCATTGAGGTGAAGACGAGCGGAGGTGAGAGTAATTATACTCTGTATTTTTAGgcaattaaataaaagtaaacaaaatctaccctcaaatggctccttaagccagttgagggtagatgaaaacattacatgatcaaataatgtaggtcaaGCCAGGTCGTCCAGTCGGgtcggttttgtatttggttggttaaccaagaaatgttatatgtaactatagtatgaattatctcaggtgattttttcgggctcggaccctaatctggtaaacaaaaggtattgtttcctttatgcagtggttcACTACTTACTGCTGATAGCCCCGacataagtaacgggaacaagcccgtttaaaaagcaaacttaccattctatttatatggttcaaattcataaAACAGCCCATAacggagataacacgttttgttatctccAAAAACAAGACCACCCTGATTGTTCTCTGAACGAGCTGTcccatgaatttgaaccttaatactatcacgatagttgctttttaaacgaaatggttgctttggcacgtcctgtagagcgctcttaaaagaaacaaaggcttttgtttaaccgattagcacccgaacccgaaaaaatcatctgagataatttatactatacccgaaaatgtacaaattgtttgtttactattttttaaatacctaaagatacagactataatatAACTAATAGCATTGGTCGTGATTCATCTTTTTTCTTCCCCGCTGGATTACCAATtaccaatgctattggttgattaCTCTCATTTCCGCCTTTAGTGGGAAGGCAGCCTTAAAAAAACTAGCAAGTGACAGTGACAAGAGTACTGTTCTAAACAGACTCGTAAAAATTAGAGATCAAGATCGCAATGCCTGAACTGAGAGCAATACTCTCATTGACCATCGCTGCACCTTATGTTCAAGCAATAAGGTTTAAAAGTTGTCAGATATCAGTGTTGACGATGGCACATGCAACTGGAACACTTGCTGAGGAGAAATCGTTATTAACTTATTAGGTTAGTATTTTCTAGTTGTAGAAGTATGTCGTCACAGCCGGCCTGCAAAGGTAAGACTTAAATCAAAAGGTTCAAATGCACCAGCATTTGGACGTACATTCCTACGGGAACATACCAATGTTCCCGTACGAATTCCGAGGGCGAAAAATGAACCCTCATTAGCCCTTCTTGCCTCCGCTCCAGGTGCCCGTAGTCACAGCACGCATTCTTCCTATTACTCGGCCTTCGTGCGCAAACTATATACTAATTGCAGATGTGGCGCGGCTTGCTGAATTGTACTGGTCACTGTCATCCCGTGTAAAATTAATATAACATGCTTTAAGTAAATTTAAGTTAAGAAAATCGCTGCTAATCGTATAAACAGGAACATGAAGTTGAAGGCACGCTGGACGGGCTCTGAAGGCCTGGTTCCCGTGGATGTAGGTTCATCTCTGCAATCTGTAATGCTTAGTCTAAAAATTAAGCAAATAAAAGTAATTCACGAGGAGGATTAAATTTAGGCTAACAGCACTCGACGCCCGATCTCTGACCGCCAAAGACGTCGTCTGACGCGCACGGCTACGgctcaatatcaaccttcgtgcattctgaCAGGGTTCACGATGAAACGCCGtgcacgataggcgtggcgttcaaatggTTCACGTTCACTGTAGTCGAATACGTCGGACTCGGCTCAGAAGAGAAACTGATGAGTTTAAAAGGAATAAGAGTGATGCGCTGATGACTCCGATTGCCGAATATATAATGCTGTGAGCAAATAAACACTACCAACGCAGTTGAagcagtcgccatggccgaaaTCGCTCGCAAGAGACGTCGGTACTTAAGTTCCTCAACTTAAGTACCGACGTCGCCATACTAGCTGTATAGAAAAGAGGGTACTGTACTAAGCGGTGATTCGTTGAGTAGGAACTGAAAGCCACTCGGCTGGAACGTAGAAATGCTAAGAATAGGCGTGGCGTGAACTCGTGAAGGCCAGGGTCTTCATCTCTGGGCTAATTTAGCTATGTTTAAATACGCTTTTATTTGCCTACTTAATTCCTGCTTTCGATGTACTTAAAGAGTGtttaattttttaacaagcCAAAGTAGAAACAAGTAACAAAGGAACCAATTGAAGCAAAAACGGTTGAGGCTATCTAGGTACTTTGCTTATGTTTAGTTGTGTCTGTTAATTCTGTTATATGGAGTTATGATATGGGGTACCTATTGTATTCTATTGGCACTTAATACTTAAATCTGTGTCGCATCGCTACCGTTACAAGTATCCTATAAAATTGTATATAATATCATCATGCTATTATTATTCTGGTTTcctccaataaaaaaatacaactttTAGTTTCTCGCCGCGTGGTTGCTGCTAATGATATAACGACGATTACGCGTTTGCGGGATATTTTCAATTTAGGAAGCCCGTAAGAACGCTTATTCTATTTCATTTACGCTGTAGACCTTCATTTTACACTACGCCATGCAATTTATTACGCCAAGATTCTTCAACAAGTCTTTTCAGTTACACTGCAAACTTATTTTAACTACGCCAACAGCATACAGTAGATTACGCATTTACGTACGCTATACGCCAAAAATAGCCGTAATTTAAAAGCATACGATCTCAGCAGGTCGATTTTGAGTTGGTGCATTCTCTGGCAAAAGTTAATCGCTATcctatatgaaaaaaaaagtttatcatCACATCATCAGATACTAGTACTCAGTAAATTCTAAGTAAATGTCCAGAGCAGCTGAATGTTGATTGAGCTTTCTGCACCGTAGAACGTATGCACGAGAAAACCTGAAATGggtaaatttaataagtaatacAATACATCTAAATTAATTTAACCGCAGCATACCGCAGTTTCCTTATGTTTGTGACTAGATTATTGAAGTAAAAACTGAAGACCACGTTCATCCTGTCATGCGtaaaataagaagaaaaaatcataataaaaaGCTAGGTGGGGCTCAGAAACAGCAACATGCATCGGGGACGAGATAAAATCTAAGATGAAACAGATACGTTAGTCTATATTACTCTCGATCAAGCCTGTTTGAGGTTAGAAACTATAGAAAGCATAAATAAACTTAGAACAGAAGAAAGAAAAGAATGCTGGATTAGAAAACTGTAAAAAAGTCACATATGTGTGTGTTAAATCAATCATTTACGCATTGCGCGCGATTACATCTAACATCTTATTttagaatataaataattagtCGGTATATTTACGCAGAACATAAGGAGAAATTATTGATTACTTACGCCaaaacataagtaggtataatataagtaaattaCAGGACTACGCAAAATGCAACAGAATGTACGCCTACTCGATAGGCTTAAAATAGGAAATAttagcaataatgtgtcaattTCACGTCTAAATCAGCGAATCAGATAGTCGTATATGTTTCTTAAAAGGCAGATAAACAGATATAATTATTACTAAGGGATTTTTATAGAAagaaaaataggtaggtacgacTCACGAGGTATATTTTATACCAGGTTTTCCGAATCTAAGCAATACTTTTTTTGGGCTTTGCAGTTCTTTAGGATTACCCAAAATGTccatcgatgtacagttaacagtgtaggCGCGGGCGATGGCAGGTACttagtataaatataaattatgaatTTCCGATGTTTAAGAGGTGGATCATTATGTTGTTATAATTTAGACGTGAAATACACATTATCGCGGGTCTCGGCAAGAAATCATCAATACCTGCAGTCGTCCACGTGCGAGAGTCTCTGGTCGAGCTCTTGTCCTGGCCCTGCGACCTGCGTTACACATAACTTTCAATACACATCGGGTACACATGCACAATATTCCCAAACAAACATTCCGATGACACCCAAAAGTCCTAAAAGAGACTTCTAGATGGCGCTGCGAAAAGTCTCCCAAGAAATTATGTAGATGGCGGTCCAAAATTTTCTCCCATAACATATCGAAGGCGCCTGAAAGTTCTCTAAAATATTTGTAGATGGCCCTGCGAAAATTTTCCCAAGATTCTCCCATGAAATTTGCAGAACTGGCGCCCCAATGAATGCTTCAAAAAATCTTTGAATTCGTCCCTGAAGCTAAAATATAGACTAATTTTGGCGGTTTTATAAAAACCTCAACAGCACAAGTAGACTGTAAACCGAGGTTTCTCGAAATCTTCTCATAGCTTTTCTTCCCGCAGCCGTTGTTGAAAGCGTTtgatatttacagaaataaccTCGATATCAATAGTAACGCCAAATGCTTTTgtaatttgaaaataatttagatTGTATAAGGGTTATCTCTGCAAATATTATCTCACGAAAGACTTAAAATCATTTCAAGATTTCATCTCCACTACatatcggcactactttgaaaaaatctcgtattctgctactcaaagttgaaaggcagtaactctgtatgcatctCATACATAGGACACACAggataagtaatagtattatcatacagaacggccacgcaccgccccgccccgactcgcatgacctcgccccgcgactggccgcgacatgaatctggcggacttctggcgtcctctcagtaaagcgacttacccacacatacacaataacgcgtgtacagacgtgccgcgcacacatataaacgaaaatgatttttgatgtatggcgtgtcatagatacaacatttttcttttgattgttTCGATTTCGAGTATTTTTCCGatattttttacaattattatttcgaTTTCATGTCTTTCGTAATATCTGAAAGAGAAGTTGCATTAGGTACATAAAGTAAACAAGTTTTTCAGCTTATAGTTATAACATACCCAGCGGGAGCAATAGGCCGTAACTGCAACTGACTTGGCGTGCCATCTGACAATCTTTTTTGCCCTCGACTCTCTTGATTCAAATTTTTCGTTGGTGTTGATGAATTCTGAAAAAGTCGATAATATTGTGAGTGTATTTCAGTATTATGCTTTGTTAACATCGAAAGTTGAAAATTAACTTATTTAGGTAATATAATTATGGAATTTATGCGTTGAACAAGAGTGAAGAGCGGAAATTCGAACGGTACCTAtcacatatgtaggtatatgaccTGGTAGCATGAGTTgcattctcgcgcgcgactccatacatctagcgcgacttcaagtatggactcgcgcgcgggAACGCAACTCAAGCTAGTCTGTCTCGTCTCGTTTTCAGGGTGACTCTCTTGAAAGTGGTTTAATATAATTgcaacatattattatgtaacaCATTCAATGGAATTTGATAGAATTGCAAGATTTGCAAGTCTATGCTATcttttataaacaaaaaaaaaacagtgtaTGTTCTACATTTAATTGTTGTAAATTCTGTAAGCTTCCTAGTAAGATGgaatagaaatataaatactagAGTAGACACCACATACTAAGGAATTGTCCTACTGTATGGTAAGACTTGGGTCTATTGAAGGCCAGTTAAGTGTTGATGTTAATAGTACACAGTTAACCACTATGAATATAACTAATATGAAGTGGCTACTCTTGCATATTTAAAATGGTTCTAACGGGTAAACTAAACAGTGAGACATCTAAAGCCTAAATGAGACTGTGAGCTCAAGCACTAACTTATGAACTTAGGATAACTACAATTAGTATAACCTGTAAACCAATTAATTGTATTGCAACAGACCTCAACCGTGAAGCAAAATGAAGTGAAAAAGAAATTAGTTTTTAGAATGGCTATTGATTATGGTTTATGGTGGATGTGTGCGGGTAAATTTTACacttttttttacacaaaatttagtttattttcgcattattattttagtatgaaaatcttaaaacacaattaaatatattaatcgtGATCATTCTATCAATTTTAGGCTACCTTTCCACTGAGCCGGAGATGAGCAAAAATGAAAGGAGATCTGCGGGAATGAACCAGTAGCTACCTAGATAGAATGAAGCAGTATAGTATCATTGCTTGTAATCCACATCTAGGTATCCGCTCTGCTAGTTACAATCAATGCTATAGGGGGTATTAGCTCAATGTTCTGCcgtcagagtgcagcactaacaCCCATTGTAAACcataacaaacaataaaatatgacattgatacatcaaggcggtttgtttacaaagggAACTCagctatctgcctctttatcgctcgaatatgcaagagtgatagagaggttagataacaaaATTTAGACTCTCGAAATTGTGACtgattgtggtagtggcgccccctacgcagagtttcgcgtaatattccctttTCTCCACTCATCTACTCCTCAGTGGAAAAGCAGCCTTATACTTGGCGCGAATAAGTAAATGTGATTGAAtaacacaataataaaaggatcaaattaataaatacgcCAAGAAACTGTTAAACCTTTTGTGTGGAAATAGAAAATAACCAGCAGACATCTTTCTTAACCCTTTGACCACCAAATAAGTCGACTGACGCGCGCGGCAACAGCAAAATAttaaccttcgtgcattccgacagAGTTTACAATGACGTGCGAATGGCAGACACTCATATTAGCATGTTTGTGCATATTGAATGATCAGCACATTTAATGTAGATCTTGCGCCTTCACTCGATAAAGGATTTCCTCTTCTGTCacgtaaaataattatatataaagttagaatatCAAGCATTGTGAGGATTAAGCCCCGTCTCGATCTGATCGAGTTGCCTCGCGCGCCAGcccggtatccattgcgcgcggctgcctcgcgagccaatgttcgatagtttgccgcgcGATATGGAGACGAGGCTTTTTTTTATAGTGTACAAGCTTGGGTATAATACATCCATGTAACTCGTGTACTGTTTGGTGTATCAACCCTCCGACTCCGGCGCTCCGCATATTACATGGCGACCGTGACAGGACGTGACGTGACGTCGCGCATGATAGGcatggcgttcaaagggttaagcaAATATGCATAATATTTGTGTGAAAACCACCAGCAGAcatctttttattaaaattataagagGAATTAGAGTAAGCTTGTGAGGTTGCACAACATGTAGTAAGTATTATGCTCACAGATAACACTTGAGGTGACGACGCCTGCCCAGTGGATATTATATTTATCAGTGAACCACTGCTCACTATTGGCTGTAGGGAATTCATACAAATGTAGTCCATACAATTAAAACTGACTTACTGCTAAATTGACAAATGGATACATACAAAAGGAAAACACATCTATGGCATATGTAGGAATATTCAATGCCAATATTTTCGACTTTTTCCAACATATTAACAAGTCCAGTTGTAGCACTAATGTGAAGACAATTATTAACAGAGAAACATTCTCTAGAAACATCACACATACAacattacaatttttttgtttcaaCCACTAAtcaattatttataaatatatgggTGGTAATAAAAGTAAATCATATTACCTTCTGATTAAGTTGCATGATAGTTCCCGTGGCTTGAAGCTGCTGGAACTGAGCTGCACTAAGCGGGAGTGACGTTTGAGGCAAGCCACCGGCAGGTGCTATCTGTTGATACAAGAtttgaaaattaaaagaaatcttaaataaaaaaataattagttagaaatataaagttattcatCATTTAAGACCAAGGATACCTTCTAACTCTCTTCTGTTTGTGTCTTCAAAAGTCAAAGACACTCATTGTTTGAAAACCGTATAGTTGATTAATTATaatctatgaaaaaaaaatattgtaccatCATGCTCTGcaattgttgcgccatttagggtcctagctaaattggttgctCAATACTTATGATATAGAATATCCCATTTAGTAAGAACcccaaatggcataacaatcccatGTAGTGACTGTACTAGGATCGAGCTCACCATAGTATTATCTTTAATTAACTAATGTGTTATATCTtctaataggtacttactgaaACAAATTGTTGATGTTGTAAATTAGGCAATGCCTGATTAGCCGTTAGATCTTGTAACTGCTGGTATGGAATCAACATGGTCTGCGAGCCCGGCATCGCCCACTGCACCGTGTCCCCTTGGATGTGGTACTTCACATCCTTGTCTCCCTTGTCTGTGCTGTACAAGATCTTCTGAGAGGCATTCGTACTCTGAGCAGCACAAACTACTGGAGTAGATGTCGCCGAACTCACTGTTGTCGTGTCAGATGATGTTAAGCTAGCTTGAGGAAACGAATACCCATTCGGCAATATCATAGACATGGAAGACGGCACACCACTCAACCGTAACTGAGTCACATTAACTGGCTGCATGCTAGATAAATCCACAATCTGGGTCCCACCAAAATTTGGCTGCTGTAGCGAACTTAGATGTTGTGCTATTGGTAAATGAGTAAAGTTTGCCGCATTAGACACTTGCACCCCGGGTTGCACTATGGGTATTAACTGACCGTTTTCCTGATTAAGCACATATTGTTGTTGCGGTTGCAGGAATTGTAAGACTGTGGGTTGCCGGACTGTCATTAAAGGAGTTGTGGCCTGAGCTACACTGACAACAGGTGGGTTGACTGTCTGGTGTGCTGGGGATGTTAATGTTGAGGGCGTTGAGAGCGCCACGGTGGCTACAGGGGGCGGGACGGGCGGTGGTGCAGTTGT from the Cydia splendana chromosome 17, ilCydSple1.2, whole genome shotgun sequence genome contains:
- the LOC134798885 gene encoding nuclear factor related to kappa-B-binding protein-like isoform X2, with protein sequence MVEIMSGGLVEKVYIGLDHAPAAFDIKGRILGPNGTNIEYIRSETGVLAVLKSEKFEPLHLALHHTRSEALAAARSLALNLIETIRAELAQWSAQQAGGPPPPLNVPPPTLATTTAPPPVPPPVATVALSTPSTLTSPAHQTVNPPVVSVAQATTPLMTVRQPTVLQFLQPQQQYVLNQENGQLIPIVQPGVQVSNAANFTHLPIAQHLSSLQQPNFGGTQIVDLSSMQPVNVTQLRLSGVPSSMSMILPNGYSFPQASLTSSDTTTVSSATSTPVVCAAQSTNASQKILYSTDKGDKDVKYHIQGDTVQWAMPGSQTMLIPYQQLQDLTANQALPNLQHQQFVSIAPAGGLPQTSLPLSAAQFQQLQATGTIMQLNQKNSSTPTKNLNQESRGQKRLSDGTPSQLQLRPIAPAGSQGQDKSSTRDSRTWTTAARDNTVVSMGMKINPAHGTIIHVSSGQQTNVSGAGVTQENTTGMYIRQMERNAIQIQSKDKQDPNKLQNQNVQMITVPQGMTVLQNPLNISQMPMIGQQNSQVYMIPANQHNIVQGGLPPGLIGQQVLQPGQNVTVMQPNQLTMPNGVQYNMPLMQMNLPPNSHYMPAGINLNTQLSAQQLNAALASQQLTNPNMAVSGTIPLVQAPPPASPMAQTNPPTQQPVHQIMPQNSTFITPTSQYAGMPAQYMMQSNSGAIVPANNPVQYTVPANQSANPPANNGNGQSNTSSENESTNGTNQTNYITSSSQENYAITQNQQQIMTNDGAATQTLTNQQTQQSYTNNGSNPQTYNVNQTTTTQPPATYQPTNGSNPQANTQNYAASTPISQAQTYSPSTTPAPNQSYPTTNLPNMPNVAFPPNQTPNPYPNATGQNMAAYANNQYQYTSRPWFRPRYGSPQGSPYGAGAPTGPPMPVPPPAGNYNYWQDS
- the LOC134798885 gene encoding nuclear factor related to kappa-B-binding protein-like isoform X1, whose amino-acid sequence is MVEIMSGGLVEKVYIGLDHAPAAFDIKGRILGPNGTNIEYIRSETGVLAVLKSEKFEPLHLALHHTRSEALAAARSLALNLIETIRAELAQWSAQQAGGPPPPLNVPPPTLATTTAPPPVPPPVATVALSTPSTLTSPAHQTVNPPVVSVAQATTPLMTVRQPTVLQFLQPQQQYVLNQENGQLIPIVQPGVQVSNAANFTHLPIAQHLSSLQQPNFGGTQIVDLSSMQPVNVTQLRLSGVPSSMSMILPNGYSFPQASLTSSDTTTVSSATSTPVVCAAQSTNASQKILYSTDKGDKDVKYHIQGDTVQWAMPGSQTMLIPYQQLQDLTANQALPNLQHQQFVSIAPAGGLPQTSLPLSAAQFQQLQATGTIMQLNQKPIVSSGSLINIISTGQASSPQVLSNSSTPTKNLNQESRGQKRLSDGTPSQLQLRPIAPAGSQGQDKSSTRDSRTWTTAARDNTVVSMGMKINPAHGTIIHVSSGQQTNVSGAGVTQENTTGMYIRQMERNAIQIQSKDKQDPNKLQNQNVQMITVPQGMTVLQNPLNISQMPMIGQQNSQVYMIPANQHNIVQGGLPPGLIGQQVLQPGQNVTVMQPNQLTMPNGVQYNMPLMQMNLPPNSHYMPAGINLNTQLSAQQLNAALASQQLTNPNMAVSGTIPLVQAPPPASPMAQTNPPTQQPVHQIMPQNSTFITPTSQYAGMPAQYMMQSNSGAIVPANNPVQYTVPANQSANPPANNGNGQSNTSSENESTNGTNQTNYITSSSQENYAITQNQQQIMTNDGAATQTLTNQQTQQSYTNNGSNPQTYNVNQTTTTQPPATYQPTNGSNPQANTQNYAASTPISQAQTYSPSTTPAPNQSYPTTNLPNMPNVAFPPNQTPNPYPNATGQNMAAYANNQYQYTSRPWFRPRYGSPQGSPYGAGAPTGPPMPVPPPAGNYNYWQDS